A portion of the Streptomyces sp. YPW6 genome contains these proteins:
- the thyX gene encoding FAD-dependent thymidylate synthase, translating into MTDTPEPAKPHFRSDVTVELVKSDARDADVLFAARVSTAGEQSLEEVTKDPERSKGLINYLMRDRHGSPFEHNSMTFFISAPIFVFREFMRHRVGWSYNEESGRYRELEPVFYVPGTSRKLVQQGRPGKYEFVQGTEEQYDVTTRAMEESYRASYEAYQEMLAKGVAREVARAVLPVGLFSSMYATCNARSLMHFLGLRTQHELAKVPSFPQREIEMVGEQMETHWQQLMPLTHAAFNKNGRVAP; encoded by the coding sequence GTGACCGACACCCCCGAACCCGCCAAGCCCCACTTCCGCAGTGACGTCACCGTCGAGCTGGTGAAGAGCGACGCGCGCGACGCGGACGTTCTGTTCGCCGCGCGGGTCTCCACCGCGGGCGAGCAGTCGCTCGAAGAGGTCACCAAGGACCCCGAGCGCTCCAAGGGGCTCATCAACTACCTCATGCGGGACCGGCACGGCAGCCCGTTCGAGCACAACTCGATGACCTTCTTCATCAGCGCCCCGATCTTCGTGTTCCGCGAGTTCATGCGGCACCGCGTCGGCTGGTCGTACAACGAGGAATCGGGTCGCTACAGGGAGCTGGAGCCGGTCTTCTACGTCCCGGGAACCTCCCGCAAGCTGGTCCAGCAGGGCCGCCCCGGCAAGTACGAGTTCGTCCAGGGCACCGAGGAGCAGTACGACGTCACGACCCGCGCCATGGAGGAGTCCTACCGGGCCTCGTACGAGGCCTACCAGGAGATGCTGGCGAAGGGCGTGGCCCGCGAGGTCGCCCGCGCGGTCCTCCCCGTCGGCCTCTTCTCCTCGATGTACGCCACCTGCAACGCGCGCTCGCTGATGCACTTCCTCGGTCTGCGCACCCAGCACGAGCTGGCGAAGGTGCCGTCCTTCCCGCAGCGCGAGATCGAGATGGTCGGTGAGCAGATGGAAACCCACTGGCAGCAGCTCATGCCGCTCACTCATGCCGCCTTCAACAAAAATGGACGGGTCGCCCCGTAG